The window AGCACAGCAGGTCGGCCTATGAGTTGGCCATTGACCTCGGCGCCGACGCGATCGAGCCCGACATCGTGCCGTCCAAGGACGGGGTCTTGGTTCTCCGCCACGAGAACGAGATCTCGGGCACAACGGATGTCGCCGACCGCCCAGAGTTTGCGGCTCGCAGGGTCACCAAGATCGTTGACGGCATCGAGGTGACGGGCTGGTTCACCGAGGACTTCACGTGGGCAGAGCTCGCCACCCTCACACTCCGCGAGCGGCTGCCCGCCATGCGTCCCAACAACACCACGTTCGACGGCCTCGAAGGAATGCTGCGTCTCAGTGACCTGGTGCAGATTCTGGATGCCGCGCCGCGGCCAGTCGGACTGGTCGCCGAGATCAAGCATGCCGCCTACTTCGACAGCATCGGACTGCCGCTGGCGGAGCTTTTCGCCGCCGAGATGGTGGCCCTGGGCTGGGCCGCCGACCCGCGCCTCACGATCGAAAGCTTCGAGCTCGACGTGCTGCACAGCATCCGGGCTGCTGGCATCAACGCCCCTCTGATCTATCTCATCGAGGCCCAGGGTGCCCCAGCAGATCGGGTCGCCCGCGACGGGGATGCGGCCAGCCCCTATTCGCAGGATCTTTCGGATGCTGGCCTCGCTGCGCTGGTCGCTTCTGGCATCGACGGCATCAGCGTGAGCAAGAAGCTCCTGCTGTGCGTGGGGGAGGACGGTGCCCCGGCGATCACGTCCGTAGTTCAGAGGGCGCACGGGGTGGGGTTGAGGGTGTTTACGTGGACCCTGCGCGCGGAGAACATCTTTCTCGTCAAGGGGTTTCGGTCGGGCGTGAGCCCTGAGCATTTTGGTGACTGGCTCGCCGAGTTCCAGCTCATCATGTCCTCCGGCGTCGACGGCGTCTTCGCCGATCAGCCCGACCTGGCCGCCCTTGCGCGGCTCCGTCGCTGAGAGGCCATCCGCGCTGACTTTTGTCTAGTCATGACAACTGCGATGGGATGCCCGGCGTGCGATGCGTAGAACCCCGGCACGGAGAGCACGAGCGTGAGTCTCGGTGATGAAATGGGCGCATTCCTGGTCAGCACTGAGCTGACAACGAACCAGCGAGGTGGATTCAATGAGAGA is drawn from Salinibacterium hongtaonis and contains these coding sequences:
- a CDS encoding glycerophosphodiester phosphodiesterase family protein; translated protein: MTSSAQHPLVIAHRGASGYRPEHSRSAYELAIDLGADAIEPDIVPSKDGVLVLRHENEISGTTDVADRPEFAARRVTKIVDGIEVTGWFTEDFTWAELATLTLRERLPAMRPNNTTFDGLEGMLRLSDLVQILDAAPRPVGLVAEIKHAAYFDSIGLPLAELFAAEMVALGWAADPRLTIESFELDVLHSIRAAGINAPLIYLIEAQGAPADRVARDGDAASPYSQDLSDAGLAALVASGIDGISVSKKLLLCVGEDGAPAITSVVQRAHGVGLRVFTWTLRAENIFLVKGFRSGVSPEHFGDWLAEFQLIMSSGVDGVFADQPDLAALARLRR